One Kallotenue papyrolyticum genomic window carries:
- a CDS encoding sensor histidine kinase codes for MRSLALKLTLAFLAVGLVGALLMALFVGQRTQRAYEQFVAARGRDALVAALARYYATHGSWAGVDVVLQRLAGQPEPQGGAPPPLPFVVIDAANRVVVGNPRYPTGARLAPAARARGVPIEVDDQVVGWVVFSGSLRRPGPDSPEAAFFGRIRQAIIYSAIGATALALLLGIVLARTLTQPLRELTAATQAVARGALGRQVAVRSQDELGMLAASFNQMSADLARASALRRQMTADIAHDLRTPLSVILGYTEALREGKLPPDQEIFETLHGEAQHLQRLVDDLRTLSLADAGELPLMRQPLAPRQMLERAAAAYRAQATARGIDLELQAAPDLPTVQVDPERMAQVLGNLLSNALRYTPPGGRITLAAATQGDRLLLQVQDTGSGIAPEDLPYIFERFYRADPARQQHDGSSGLGLAIARSLVEAHGGTIAVASQPGRGTTFTISLPLTDRPPRVPTSAPADAPVVTP; via the coding sequence ATGCGCTCACTGGCACTCAAATTGACACTGGCGTTTCTGGCGGTGGGCCTGGTCGGCGCATTATTGATGGCGCTGTTTGTCGGGCAGCGTACGCAACGCGCCTACGAGCAGTTTGTCGCCGCGCGCGGCCGCGATGCCCTGGTTGCGGCGCTGGCGCGCTACTACGCCACGCACGGGAGTTGGGCAGGTGTGGATGTGGTGCTGCAACGGCTTGCGGGCCAGCCGGAGCCGCAGGGCGGAGCGCCTCCACCGTTGCCGTTTGTGGTGATCGACGCAGCCAACCGCGTGGTGGTCGGCAATCCGCGCTACCCCACCGGCGCGCGCCTCGCGCCGGCAGCGCGCGCGCGGGGCGTGCCGATCGAGGTCGATGACCAGGTGGTGGGCTGGGTGGTGTTCTCCGGCAGCTTGCGGCGCCCAGGACCGGACTCGCCCGAAGCCGCCTTTTTTGGCCGCATCCGTCAAGCGATCATCTACAGCGCCATCGGCGCGACGGCGCTGGCGCTGCTGCTGGGCATCGTCTTGGCGCGTACGCTAACACAGCCGCTGCGCGAGCTGACGGCTGCCACGCAGGCCGTGGCGCGTGGCGCGTTGGGCCGTCAGGTCGCGGTGCGCTCGCAGGACGAACTGGGCATGCTGGCGGCCTCCTTCAACCAGATGAGCGCCGATCTGGCGCGTGCCAGCGCGCTGCGCCGCCAGATGACCGCCGACATCGCCCATGATCTGCGCACGCCCCTGAGCGTGATCCTGGGCTACACCGAGGCACTGCGCGAAGGCAAGCTCCCGCCCGATCAGGAGATCTTCGAGACGCTGCATGGTGAGGCGCAACACCTGCAACGGCTGGTGGACGATCTGCGCACGCTGTCGCTGGCTGATGCGGGCGAACTGCCGCTGATGCGTCAGCCGCTCGCGCCGCGGCAGATGCTGGAGCGCGCCGCGGCGGCCTATCGCGCGCAGGCGACCGCGCGCGGCATCGACCTCGAACTGCAGGCCGCGCCCGACCTGCCGACAGTCCAGGTCGATCCCGAACGCATGGCGCAGGTGCTGGGCAATCTGCTCAGCAATGCGCTGCGTTACACGCCGCCTGGCGGTCGCATCACGCTGGCGGCCGCCACGCAGGGCGACCGGCTGCTGCTGCAGGTGCAGGATACCGGCAGCGGCATTGCTCCCGAGGATCTGCCCTACATCTTCGAACGCTTCTACCGCGCTGATCCGGCCCGTCAGCAGCACGACGGCTCGTCCGGGTTGGGCCTGGCGATCGCCCGATCGCTGGTCGAGGCCCACGGCGGCACGATCGCCGTCGCCAGTCAGCCGGGTCGGGGTACGACCTTCACCATCAGCCTGCCGCTGACGGATCGTCCGCCGCGCGTGCCGACCTCCGCGCCTGCGGATGCGCCCGTGGTCACCCCCTGA
- a CDS encoding DUF3090 domain-containing protein, producing MPEFRYDFDPVDRITTGAIGPPGQRTFYLQARRNQQIISLVVEKEHVRALAEAIEQLLENLSERNPLLATSDDLAGMLDMSLEEPIEETFRVGQLGLGYDEARDMLVIIAQELGSGEEGEDLDVVRLTMTRQQAKALAREGAEVVARGRQRCPQCGEPMDPSGHFCIRKNGYPTVTYV from the coding sequence ATGCCAGAGTTTCGCTACGATTTCGATCCGGTTGACCGCATCACCACGGGCGCGATCGGCCCGCCGGGACAGCGCACCTTTTACCTGCAGGCGCGCCGCAACCAGCAGATCATTTCGCTGGTGGTCGAGAAGGAGCATGTCCGCGCGCTGGCCGAGGCGATCGAACAGTTGCTTGAAAACCTCAGCGAGCGCAACCCGCTGCTGGCGACCTCCGACGATCTGGCCGGCATGCTGGACATGTCGCTGGAAGAGCCGATTGAGGAGACCTTTCGTGTCGGGCAGCTCGGCCTGGGCTACGACGAGGCGCGCGATATGCTGGTGATCATTGCGCAGGAGCTCGGCAGCGGCGAGGAGGGCGAAGACCTGGATGTGGTGCGTCTGACCATGACGCGCCAACAGGCCAAAGCCCTGGCGCGCGAGGGCGCCGAGGTGGTGGCGCGTGGTCGTCAGCGCTGCCCGCAGTGCGGCGAGCCGATGGATCCGAGCGGCCATTTTTGCATCCGCAAGAACGGCTACCCAACCGTCACCTATGTCTAG
- a CDS encoding DedA family protein encodes MVAATELLNALTQYGPVLVIVVVFLASLGTPLPATLVLLSAGALAAGADWSPGLLVLGATGAAVLGDQLGYALGRWGGQALIARLNHRQAVTVRLARAERLTRRWGVWIIFFSRWLLTPLGPLINLTSGLLHQRWSFFLTLDLCGELVWVSLYVGLGWFFGERAPALSAQVEQLAWLGLGGLVAAGLGAWLSRSMRLPASAQ; translated from the coding sequence ATGGTTGCTGCCACAGAACTTCTGAATGCACTGACGCAGTATGGACCGGTGCTCGTGATCGTGGTGGTCTTTCTGGCCTCGCTCGGCACGCCGCTGCCGGCAACGCTGGTGTTGCTCAGCGCGGGAGCACTGGCGGCGGGTGCTGATTGGTCGCCGGGTCTGCTGGTGCTGGGCGCGACGGGCGCGGCGGTGCTCGGCGATCAGCTCGGCTACGCGCTGGGGCGCTGGGGTGGCCAGGCCCTGATCGCCCGGCTCAACCACCGCCAGGCTGTCACCGTCCGTCTGGCGCGCGCCGAACGGCTGACGCGCCGCTGGGGCGTCTGGATCATCTTTTTCAGCCGCTGGCTGTTGACGCCGCTGGGCCCGTTGATCAACCTAACCAGCGGACTGTTGCACCAGCGCTGGTCGTTCTTTCTGACGCTGGACCTGTGCGGGGAGTTGGTGTGGGTGAGCCTCTACGTCGGTCTGGGCTGGTTCTTCGGCGAGCGCGCGCCGGCGCTGAGTGCCCAGGTGGAGCAGCTGGCCTGGCTGGGACTGGGTGGGCTGGTGGCGGCGGGGCTTGGCGCCTGGCTGAGCCGCAGCATGCGTCTGCCGGCGTCGGCGCAGTGA
- a CDS encoding response regulator, whose product MSKTILVVDDTASLRRMVQSYLTQEGFRVLTAADGREALLLARQERPDLIILDLMMPQMNGYDFMRAYSKEGSAPIIVLTAKVDESDKVLGLELGADDYVTKPFSPRELAARVRAVLRRVSAAATPPDLLRALDITLDRSTRMVTVGERRVDLTPSEFDLLATLMAAPGRVFSRLELLERLQGTAYEGYERTIDVHIRNLRSKIEPDPRHPRYIETVFGVGYRFTPVTSG is encoded by the coding sequence ATGAGCAAGACCATTCTGGTGGTTGATGACACGGCTAGTCTGCGGCGCATGGTGCAGAGCTACCTGACCCAGGAGGGCTTTCGCGTCTTGACTGCTGCGGATGGCCGTGAAGCCCTGCTGCTGGCGCGCCAGGAGCGTCCCGATCTGATCATTCTCGATCTGATGATGCCGCAGATGAACGGCTACGACTTCATGCGCGCCTACAGCAAGGAGGGCTCGGCGCCGATCATCGTGCTCACGGCCAAGGTGGACGAGAGCGACAAAGTGCTGGGGCTGGAGCTGGGCGCCGACGATTACGTGACCAAACCATTCAGTCCGCGCGAACTGGCGGCGCGGGTGCGCGCCGTGCTGCGACGGGTCAGCGCCGCGGCTACCCCGCCCGACCTGTTGCGCGCGCTAGACATCACCCTCGACCGCAGTACGCGCATGGTGACGGTTGGCGAACGGCGCGTCGATCTGACGCCCTCGGAGTTCGACCTGCTGGCGACGCTGATGGCCGCGCCCGGACGAGTCTTTTCGCGGCTGGAGTTGCTGGAACGGCTACAGGGCACGGCCTACGAGGGCTACGAGCGCACCATCGACGTACATATTCGCAACCTGCGCAGTAAAATCGAACCCGACCCGCGCCATCCACGCTACATCGAAACCGTGTTCGGCGTGGGCTATCGCTTCACGCCGGTTACGTCGGGCTGA
- a CDS encoding intradiol ring-cleavage dioxygenase has product MDHDDRPIGRLLSRREALALLGAAGLGVLVGCAPKSTEAPQPTGLASAAPPSLNPEVQTAVATATANPAGTATTPTSIAELPNCVATPEQTVGPYYADVQLNRSDVRSDTSTGVVKEGVPLQLTIRVSQISGTGCAPLPGAIVEIWHCDAQGVYSAFAQEGTANQNFLRGYQTTDANGQVQFTTIYPGWYQGRTVHIHFKVHTTGANGQAYEFTSQLYFDDAISDQVFSRPPYNAKGRRDQTNATDGIYRDGGEQLMLTLTPVGDGYAASFHVGLDLSDSGVGAADRMGGGLRP; this is encoded by the coding sequence GTGGACCACGATGATCGACCGATTGGCCGACTGTTGAGTCGGCGTGAAGCGCTGGCCCTGCTTGGCGCAGCCGGCCTGGGGGTGCTGGTAGGCTGTGCGCCCAAGAGCACAGAGGCGCCCCAGCCAACCGGCCTGGCCAGCGCGGCCCCGCCCTCCCTCAACCCCGAAGTGCAAACGGCCGTGGCGACGGCAACCGCCAATCCCGCAGGGACGGCAACCACGCCGACGAGCATCGCCGAGCTACCGAACTGCGTTGCGACGCCGGAGCAGACCGTCGGCCCCTACTACGCCGATGTGCAGCTCAACCGTTCCGACGTGCGCAGCGACACCAGCACCGGTGTGGTTAAGGAAGGGGTTCCCCTCCAGTTGACCATCCGCGTCTCGCAGATCAGCGGTACCGGCTGCGCGCCGCTGCCGGGCGCGATCGTCGAGATCTGGCACTGCGACGCGCAGGGGGTGTATTCGGCCTTTGCCCAGGAGGGCACGGCCAACCAGAACTTCCTGCGCGGCTACCAGACCACCGACGCGAACGGCCAGGTGCAGTTCACCACGATCTATCCCGGCTGGTACCAGGGGCGCACCGTGCACATCCACTTCAAGGTGCACACCACCGGCGCGAACGGCCAGGCTTATGAGTTCACCTCGCAGCTATACTTTGATGACGCGATCAGCGATCAGGTCTTCAGCCGTCCACCCTACAACGCCAAGGGCCGGCGCGATCAGACCAACGCCACGGACGGCATCTACCGCGACGGCGGCGAGCAACTGATGCTCACGCTCACACCTGTCGGCGACGGTTATGCTGCGAGCTTCCACGTCGGCCTCGATCTGTCGGACAGCGGCGTCGGCGCGGCCGATCGAATGGGCGGCGGGCTGCGTCCATAA
- a CDS encoding MSMEG_4193 family putative phosphomutase: protein MTQVLLIRHAVNDVMKQKRLAGWLPDVHLNEEGRQQAEALAERLAAIPISAIYASPLERTRETAEPLARRLGLEVQLREALGEVRYGEWTGKSLEELSKLEAWRVVQLYPSGMRFPGGEALREMQARVVGELEALAAAHPRQIVAVFSHADVIKAALAHYLGLHLDLFQRIVIDPASVSVLVLSAFGPRVLRVNDTGVLRLEPEKEAQTTQALGGVPAAEGAASDGADAPPGTEESPAGTSAAPDQAAGA from the coding sequence ATGACTCAGGTGCTGCTGATCCGCCACGCCGTCAACGATGTCATGAAACAAAAGCGGCTGGCGGGTTGGCTGCCGGACGTCCACCTCAACGAGGAAGGGCGCCAGCAGGCCGAGGCCCTGGCCGAGCGCCTGGCGGCGATCCCGATCAGCGCGATCTATGCCTCGCCGCTGGAGCGAACGCGCGAAACGGCCGAACCGTTAGCACGGCGGCTGGGCTTGGAGGTTCAGCTCCGCGAGGCGCTGGGCGAGGTGCGCTACGGCGAGTGGACCGGCAAATCGTTGGAGGAGTTGTCGAAGTTGGAGGCCTGGCGCGTGGTGCAGCTCTATCCCAGCGGCATGCGCTTCCCCGGCGGCGAGGCGCTGCGCGAGATGCAGGCCCGCGTCGTAGGCGAGCTGGAGGCGCTGGCCGCCGCGCATCCGCGCCAGATCGTGGCTGTGTTTTCGCATGCCGATGTGATCAAGGCGGCGCTGGCGCACTACCTGGGGCTGCACCTCGATCTGTTTCAACGCATCGTGATCGATCCGGCCTCGGTCAGCGTGCTGGTGTTGAGCGCTTTCGGGCCGCGCGTGCTGCGCGTCAATGACACCGGCGTGCTGCGCCTGGAGCCGGAAAAGGAAGCCCAGACGACACAGGCGCTGGGTGGCGTGCCCGCTGCAGAGGGCGCCGCCAGCGATGGCGCGGACGCGCCGCCCGGCACCGAGGAGTCGCCGGCCGGGACGTCGGCCGCGCCGGACCAGGCCGCCGGCGCCTGA
- a CDS encoding SCO1664 family protein yields MDDQHADSRQDQLVGVDHERLLRWLAQGQLDVLGLMPDSSNYTFLVEIDDGELHGLAVYKPRRGERPLWDFPRGTLCQREVAAYLVSEALGWQIVPPTVLRDAHPYGVGSVQLFIDADPDAHYFTLRGSDHAAFKRIAAFDLVTNNADRKGGHILKDRQGRLWGIDHGITFHVEPKLRTVIWDYAGQPVPDTLLDDVRTLAERLERADDMLSMRLRELLDRAEIDALRRRIERLLRRPRYPEPGSGRSVPWPPI; encoded by the coding sequence ATGGACGATCAGCATGCAGACTCCCGCCAGGATCAGCTTGTCGGCGTTGACCACGAGCGGCTGCTGCGCTGGCTGGCGCAGGGGCAGCTCGACGTGCTCGGCCTGATGCCGGATTCGAGCAACTACACCTTTCTGGTGGAGATCGACGACGGCGAGCTGCACGGCCTGGCGGTGTACAAGCCGCGCCGTGGTGAGCGCCCGCTGTGGGATTTTCCACGCGGCACGCTCTGTCAGCGTGAAGTGGCGGCCTACCTGGTGAGCGAGGCGCTGGGCTGGCAGATCGTGCCGCCGACTGTGCTGCGCGATGCGCATCCCTACGGCGTCGGCTCGGTCCAGCTCTTTATCGACGCCGATCCCGACGCGCACTACTTCACCCTGCGCGGCAGCGACCACGCCGCCTTCAAACGCATTGCCGCATTCGACCTCGTCACCAACAACGCCGACCGCAAGGGCGGCCATATCCTCAAGGATCGCCAGGGACGCCTGTGGGGCATTGACCACGGCATCACCTTCCATGTCGAGCCCAAGCTACGCACCGTGATCTGGGACTATGCCGGCCAGCCGGTGCCCGACACACTGCTGGACGACGTGCGCACGTTGGCCGAGCGGCTGGAGCGCGCCGACGACATGCTGAGCATGCGGCTGCGCGAACTGCTCGACCGCGCCGAGATCGACGCGCTGCGCCGGCGCATCGAGCGGCTGCTGCGCCGACCACGCTATCCCGAACCCGGGAGTGGCCGTTCGGTGCCCTGGCCGCCGATCTAG
- a CDS encoding YceI family protein — MLRIRFIVATLLTALVVGVALSAYSVFRAPQEASAPLQAIPLATETASAPSPTAPRATATASDATPTDASAATTATSTGDAAGATAAAPIIMRIVPAESQVRFVIDEVLNNVPKTVVGTTNQVAGEIAVDPADPTRSRVGVIQVNARTLTTDNEFRNRAIKNRILETDQYEFISFAPTQLLGLPQSAQIGQSYTFQIVGELTIRDVTREVTFDVTVTPVSATRLEGSAATTIRYADFGISIPRVPQVASVADEVRLEIDFVAAPA; from the coding sequence ATGCTGCGTATTCGGTTCATCGTTGCAACACTGCTGACGGCGCTGGTCGTCGGCGTGGCGCTGAGCGCCTACAGCGTGTTCCGCGCGCCCCAGGAGGCCAGCGCGCCGCTGCAGGCCATCCCGCTGGCCACGGAGACCGCCAGCGCGCCATCGCCGACGGCGCCACGCGCGACTGCCACAGCCAGCGACGCCACGCCAACGGACGCCAGCGCCGCAACCACCGCCACGTCCACGGGCGATGCTGCTGGCGCGACCGCTGCCGCGCCGATCATCATGCGCATCGTGCCCGCCGAATCCCAAGTGCGCTTCGTCATCGACGAGGTGCTTAACAACGTCCCCAAGACCGTGGTCGGCACCACCAACCAGGTGGCCGGCGAGATCGCCGTCGATCCCGCCGACCCGACCCGCAGTCGCGTGGGCGTGATTCAGGTCAACGCGCGCACGCTAACCACCGACAACGAGTTTCGTAACCGGGCGATCAAGAACCGGATTCTGGAGACCGATCAGTACGAGTTCATCAGCTTCGCGCCTACCCAGCTGCTGGGCCTGCCGCAGAGCGCGCAGATCGGCCAGAGCTACACCTTTCAGATCGTCGGTGAGCTGACGATCCGCGATGTGACGCGCGAGGTGACCTTTGATGTCACCGTCACGCCGGTCTCTGCCACGCGGCTGGAGGGTAGCGCTGCCACCACCATCCGCTACGCCGATTTTGGTATCTCCATTCCGCGCGTGCCGCAGGTCGCCAGCGTCGCCGATGAGGTGCGCCTGGAGATTGACTTTGTGGCTGCGCCGGCATAG